Proteins encoded in a region of the Streptomyces akebiae genome:
- a CDS encoding carbohydrate ABC transporter permease, producing MSTITKDGVSSPAAAKASPAKPRRGLRGSPTFNFWLFTGPFLIGLAIFVYLPILWSLYLSFFEARFTVTPSEFIGLDNYVTMLTDEEFIRSLVTFTIFAVFIVPLTWGTSLGLALMVNRLRFMRAFFRSVFFLPTAVSYVAASLVWKMSIFSGVRFGMMNTFLSLFGIDNTAWLASPDPPWYWLVILTVRLWLQAGFYMILFIAALQNIPQELYEAASIDGAKRGWQTFWHITLPQLRATSTAVILLLLVAAYQAFDEFFNLLNKTTWGRPPLVELYYKALGDSQDYGAGSAGALILTVLICLVTLLQGKFLGFGRGEESK from the coding sequence ATGTCGACCATCACCAAGGACGGCGTCTCCAGCCCCGCCGCGGCGAAGGCCTCCCCGGCCAAGCCGCGGCGGGGGCTGCGGGGCTCCCCCACCTTCAACTTCTGGCTCTTCACCGGGCCGTTCCTGATCGGCCTGGCGATCTTCGTCTATCTGCCGATCCTGTGGAGCCTGTATCTGTCGTTCTTCGAGGCCCGCTTCACGGTCACGCCGAGCGAGTTCATCGGCCTCGACAACTACGTGACGATGCTGACCGACGAGGAGTTCATCCGCTCCCTCGTCACCTTCACCATCTTCGCCGTCTTCATCGTGCCGCTGACCTGGGGAACCTCGCTCGGTCTCGCGCTGATGGTGAACCGGCTGCGGTTCATGCGGGCGTTCTTCCGCTCGGTGTTCTTCCTGCCCACGGCGGTCAGCTATGTCGCCGCCTCCCTGGTCTGGAAGATGTCCATCTTCAGTGGTGTCCGCTTCGGCATGATGAACACCTTCCTGAGCCTCTTCGGCATCGACAACACCGCGTGGCTGGCCAGCCCCGACCCGCCGTGGTACTGGCTGGTCATCCTGACCGTACGGCTGTGGCTGCAGGCCGGCTTCTACATGATCCTCTTCATCGCGGCCCTGCAGAACATCCCGCAGGAGCTGTACGAGGCCGCCTCGATCGATGGTGCCAAGCGCGGCTGGCAGACGTTCTGGCACATCACCCTGCCGCAGCTGCGGGCTACCTCCACCGCCGTGATCCTGCTGCTGCTCGTGGCGGCGTACCAGGCCTTCGACGAGTTCTTCAACCTGCTGAACAAGACCACCTGGGGCAGACCGCCCCTGGTCGAGCTGTACTACAAGGCCCTCGGTGACAGCCAGGACTACGGCGCGGGCAGCGCGGGCGCGCTGATCCTCACCGTACTGATCTGCCTCGTGACCCTGCTCCAGGGCAAGTTCCTGGGATTCGGAAGGGGTGAGGAGTCCAAGTGA
- a CDS encoding FAD-binding protein codes for MTTETLTNWAGNITYTAEELHRPRSVDALRALVAAGERVRVLGSGHSFNEIADPGPEGVLLSLTGLAPEIEVDTTARTVRVGGGVRYAELARAVHAHGLALHNMASLPHISVAGSVATGTHGSGDGNGPLAAAVREVELVAADGTTLTLARGDDRFGGAVTSLGALGVVTALTLDLEPAFEVGQQVYGELPLAGLDFDAVSAAAYSVSLFTRWRHSGFDQAWVKRRVDRATADFPWAAPATEAMHPVPGMPAVNCTEQFGVPGPWHERLPHFRAEFTPSSGDELQSEYLLPRSFAAEALHALDGVRHVVAPVLQVCEVRTVAADAQWLSPAHGRDTVAFHFTWIADPAPVLPVVRRVEEVLAPFDARPHWGKVFTVPAAELRALYPRLGDFRALAEVLDPAGKFRNTFVGEVLGA; via the coding sequence ATGACGACCGAGACCCTGACCAACTGGGCCGGGAACATCACGTACACCGCCGAGGAGCTGCACCGGCCGCGGTCCGTGGACGCGCTGCGGGCCCTGGTCGCGGCCGGCGAGAGGGTGCGGGTGCTGGGCAGCGGTCACTCGTTCAACGAGATCGCGGACCCCGGCCCCGAGGGGGTGCTCCTGTCCCTGACCGGGCTGGCCCCGGAGATCGAGGTGGACACGACGGCCCGTACGGTCCGGGTCGGGGGCGGCGTCCGGTACGCGGAACTGGCCCGCGCGGTGCACGCCCACGGCCTGGCCCTGCACAACATGGCCTCCCTGCCGCACATCTCCGTGGCGGGCTCGGTGGCCACCGGTACGCACGGCTCGGGCGACGGGAACGGTCCGCTCGCGGCGGCGGTGCGCGAGGTCGAGCTGGTCGCGGCGGACGGGACGACGCTGACGCTCGCGCGCGGCGACGACCGTTTCGGCGGGGCGGTGACCTCGCTCGGCGCGCTCGGCGTGGTCACCGCGCTCACCCTCGACCTGGAGCCGGCCTTCGAGGTCGGCCAGCAGGTCTACGGTGAACTCCCGCTGGCGGGGCTGGACTTCGACGCCGTGTCGGCGGCTGCGTACAGCGTGAGTCTCTTCACCCGCTGGCGGCACTCCGGCTTCGACCAGGCGTGGGTCAAGCGGCGCGTGGACCGGGCCACGGCCGACTTCCCGTGGGCGGCGCCCGCGACCGAGGCGATGCACCCGGTGCCGGGGATGCCCGCGGTGAACTGCACCGAGCAGTTCGGGGTGCCCGGCCCCTGGCACGAGCGGCTGCCGCACTTCCGGGCCGAGTTCACGCCGAGCAGCGGGGACGAGCTGCAGTCGGAGTACCTGCTGCCGCGCTCGTTCGCCGCGGAGGCGCTGCACGCGCTCGACGGGGTACGGCATGTCGTCGCGCCGGTGCTCCAGGTCTGCGAGGTCCGTACGGTCGCCGCCGACGCGCAGTGGCTGAGCCCCGCCCACGGCCGGGACACGGTGGCGTTCCACTTCACCTGGATCGCGGACCCGGCGCCCGTGCTGCCGGTGGTCCGGCGGGTCGAGGAGGTGCTCGCGCCGTTCGATGCCCGGCCGCACTGGGGCAAGGTGTTCACGGTTCCGGCGGCGGAGCTGCGGGCGCTGTACCCCCGGCTGGGTGATTTCCGGGCGCTGGCCGAAGTCCTGGACCCGGCGGGCAAGTTCCGCAACACCTTCGTCGGGGAGGTGCTCGGCGCGTGA
- a CDS encoding ROK family transcriptional regulator, with protein MSSVKRTSRDIRTANRYEVLRQIIAKSPTSRQELAAATGLSLATVATLVGELLDLRMITEVGFEDSAGGRPRGLVAVNASGGALIGVDIAETYVHVELFDLALNVLARAEENVRPGESLPEQMVGHVAAAVGSVVAQAGTEGARVLGVGVSVPGQVDRATGISEYAPNWDWHDVPLLDLLTEHIAYPLYLDNPLRAVAVAELWFGAARGRGDAAVITLGTGVGAGLVLDGGLHRGVSNSAGEWGHTTIVLDGRLCHCGNHGCVETYVGAPGIMLNLRELSPRSTLLHPEDQTATIAALARGAARHDPVAVKVVRDTARYLGAGIADLVNLFNPEVVVLSSWVAAALGEPLVAEVREAVARHALPRPMAATEIVLSQIPSDPACLGAATFALEGALQSVGQKPGTRAAPAASRSRPAVRRRGRPEERERLREHP; from the coding sequence ATGTCGTCGGTGAAGCGCACCTCACGCGACATCCGCACCGCGAACCGCTACGAGGTGCTGCGCCAGATCATCGCCAAGTCTCCCACCTCCCGGCAGGAACTGGCGGCGGCCACCGGCCTGAGCCTGGCCACGGTCGCCACACTCGTGGGCGAGCTGCTCGACCTCCGCATGATCACCGAGGTCGGGTTCGAGGACTCGGCGGGCGGGCGCCCCCGCGGGCTGGTGGCCGTCAACGCGTCGGGGGGCGCGCTGATCGGCGTCGACATCGCGGAGACGTACGTCCACGTCGAGCTGTTCGACCTGGCGCTGAACGTCCTGGCCCGCGCCGAGGAGAACGTCCGCCCGGGTGAGAGCCTGCCCGAGCAGATGGTGGGGCACGTCGCCGCCGCCGTCGGCTCCGTGGTCGCGCAGGCCGGCACCGAGGGCGCCCGGGTGCTCGGCGTCGGGGTGAGCGTGCCGGGGCAGGTCGACCGCGCCACCGGCATCTCGGAGTACGCGCCCAACTGGGACTGGCACGACGTGCCGCTGCTCGACCTGCTGACCGAGCACATCGCCTACCCCCTGTACCTGGACAATCCGCTGCGCGCGGTCGCGGTGGCCGAACTGTGGTTCGGGGCCGCCCGCGGTCGCGGGGACGCCGCGGTGATCACCCTGGGGACCGGCGTGGGCGCCGGGCTCGTCCTGGACGGCGGGCTGCACCGGGGGGTGAGCAACAGCGCCGGCGAGTGGGGCCACACGACGATCGTGCTGGACGGCCGGCTGTGCCACTGCGGCAACCACGGCTGCGTGGAGACGTACGTGGGCGCCCCGGGGATCATGCTGAACCTCCGGGAGCTGAGCCCGCGCAGTACGCTGCTGCACCCCGAGGACCAGACGGCCACCATCGCGGCCCTCGCGCGGGGCGCGGCCCGGCACGATCCGGTGGCGGTCAAGGTGGTGCGGGACACGGCCCGATATCTCGGTGCGGGCATCGCCGACCTGGTCAATCTGTTCAATCCCGAAGTGGTCGTGCTCAGCAGCTGGGTCGCGGCCGCGCTGGGCGAGCCCCTGGTCGCGGAGGTGCGCGAGGCCGTCGCCCGGCACGCGCTGCCGCGTCCGATGGCCGCCACCGAGATCGTGCTCTCCCAGATCCCGAGCGATCCGGCGTGCCTGGGCGCGGCGACGTTCGCGCTGGAGGGCGCGCTCCAGTCGGTCGGGCAGAAACCGGGCACCCGGGCCGCGCCGGCCGCGTCGCGCAGCAGGCCCGCCGTGCGCCGCCGAGGGCGGCCCGAAGAGCGCGAACGCCTGCGCGAACACCCCTGA
- a CDS encoding carbohydrate ABC transporter permease, producing MTTTTTPPADRVDRAAVSAKPRRVRSGSVIGSTGLYLATGIAALLFLIPFYLIVRNALMTDPEITGEEWKWFPTDIQWGNVSEPFDDPSVDFARSLWNSAVVGVLHTVGVLLFCSLAGYGLARIPYKHANKVFYMVLGTLMVPTAVTFVPSFVLVSSLGWIDTYRGLIIPGLFSGFTCFLFRQYFLGFPKELEEAARVDGLGYMGAYWRVVVPNSLNFFAAMATITFISGWNSFLWPLVIGQDPSAWTVQVALSNYTTGQTVNFHLIFMATAISILPLVFVFLFLQRWLVQGIAQTGIKG from the coding sequence GTGACCACCACCACGACACCTCCGGCGGACCGGGTCGACCGGGCGGCCGTCTCGGCCAAGCCGCGTCGGGTCCGGAGCGGCAGTGTGATCGGCTCGACCGGTCTCTACCTCGCCACCGGTATCGCCGCGCTCCTCTTCCTCATCCCGTTCTATCTGATCGTCCGCAACGCGCTGATGACGGACCCGGAGATCACGGGCGAGGAATGGAAGTGGTTCCCCACCGACATCCAGTGGGGCAACGTCAGCGAGCCGTTCGACGACCCCTCGGTCGACTTCGCGCGCTCGCTGTGGAACTCGGCGGTCGTCGGTGTCCTGCACACCGTCGGCGTCCTGCTGTTCTGCTCACTGGCCGGCTACGGCCTGGCCCGCATCCCGTACAAGCACGCCAACAAGGTCTTCTACATGGTCCTCGGCACCCTGATGGTGCCGACCGCCGTGACCTTCGTGCCCAGCTTCGTGCTGGTGTCGTCCCTCGGCTGGATCGACACCTACCGGGGTCTCATCATTCCGGGCCTCTTCAGTGGTTTCACGTGCTTCCTGTTCCGGCAGTACTTCCTGGGGTTCCCCAAGGAGCTGGAGGAGGCGGCACGGGTGGACGGGCTCGGTTACATGGGCGCGTACTGGCGGGTCGTCGTACCCAACTCGCTGAACTTCTTCGCCGCGATGGCGACGATCACGTTCATCAGCGGGTGGAACTCCTTCCTGTGGCCCCTGGTCATCGGCCAGGACCCGAGCGCGTGGACCGTCCAGGTCGCGCTCTCGAACTACACGACCGGCCAGACCGTCAACTTCCACCTGATCTTCATGGCCACCGCCATTTCCATCCTGCCCCTGGTGTTCGTCTTCCTCTTCCTCCAGCGCTGGCTGGTGCAGGGCATCGCGCAGACTGGCATCAAGGGCTAG
- a CDS encoding hydroxyacid dehydrogenase encodes MPERPRALFAMTAENVPQVFPPDVLARLRETVDIDPALIAEDFADPEVRAALAKAEVLVTGWGCPRVDETVLDAAPALRALLHSAGSVKGFVTPAVWERGITVSTAAAANALPVAEYTLAMILLAGKDILGRRERLRAERVSTGWGFVPGIGNHGRRVGVIGASRIGRRVIELLRPFDLRVSLTDPYVDEAGAAALGVPLLPLDDLLRTSDIVTVHAPDTPETHRLIDRRALALMPDGAALINTARGALVDHDALVDELRAGRLSAILDVTDPEPLPADSPLLDLPNAFVTPHLAGSQGNEVARLGLAVTEEAERLAAGEELAYALDRGALARMA; translated from the coding sequence TTGCCCGAGCGTCCCCGCGCACTGTTCGCCATGACGGCCGAGAACGTTCCGCAGGTCTTCCCGCCGGACGTGCTGGCCCGTCTGCGGGAGACCGTGGACATCGACCCCGCCCTGATCGCCGAGGACTTCGCCGACCCCGAGGTCCGGGCGGCGCTGGCGAAGGCCGAGGTGCTGGTCACCGGCTGGGGATGCCCCCGCGTCGACGAGACGGTCCTCGACGCGGCCCCCGCGCTACGGGCGCTGCTGCACTCGGCGGGCTCGGTGAAGGGCTTCGTCACCCCGGCCGTCTGGGAACGCGGGATCACCGTCTCCACGGCCGCCGCCGCCAACGCCCTGCCCGTCGCCGAGTACACCCTGGCCATGATCCTGCTCGCGGGCAAGGACATCCTCGGCCGCCGTGAACGCCTGCGCGCCGAGCGCGTCTCGACGGGCTGGGGGTTCGTCCCCGGCATCGGCAACCACGGCCGCCGCGTCGGCGTCATCGGCGCCTCCCGCATCGGCCGCCGCGTCATCGAACTGCTGCGCCCCTTCGACCTGCGGGTGAGCCTCACCGACCCCTACGTCGACGAGGCCGGGGCCGCCGCCCTCGGCGTGCCCCTGCTCCCGCTCGACGACCTGCTGCGCACCTCGGACATCGTCACCGTGCACGCCCCCGACACCCCCGAGACCCACCGCCTGATCGACCGCCGCGCCCTCGCCCTCATGCCCGACGGGGCCGCCCTGATCAACACGGCGCGCGGCGCCCTGGTCGACCACGACGCCCTCGTCGACGAGCTGCGTGCCGGGCGCCTCTCGGCGATCCTCGACGTCACCGACCCCGAGCCGCTGCCCGCCGACTCCCCCCTCCTCGACCTCCCGAACGCCTTCGTCACCCCCCACCTCGCCGGCTCCCAGGGCAACGAGGTCGCCCGCCTCGGCCTCGCCGTCACGGAGGAGGCCGAACGGCTGGCCGCCGGAGAGGAGTTGGCGTACGCGCTCGACCGGGGGGCGCTGGCCCGGATGGCGTGA
- a CDS encoding ABC transporter substrate-binding protein, with protein sequence MSAFRNSNFDRRTALRAALGLAAAGGLAACGSNTGRSSSGGGAGLTQYFHAYGEAGTEQAIKRYAKAYKESNVTTQWITGSNFESKLFASLLTDKAPDCFEFHPQLQMIESGQVADLTDLIDPVKDDFNPADIQSHTVDGKIYGIRMIDDPQFFFYRPSLFEKAGVEVPQTLEELAEAAAKLTTDKVKGAYLGNTLHSMINPLIWSAGAQHLDEKNQIAYHTDAVVDGFKQLRKLFTSGDLLLDAPTDFWDPSALNQGLTAMQWCGMWAMPQMQEALGDDLGIFPFPKVGDAGKQSVYNGGWSMFVNAKGKNLEATKEYVKWLWIDQKEYQEDWALSYGFHIPPRTSIAASAEKLKSGLPAEGVKLFNEFGHFDNIGWTQASITALEDVLANSVRKGADPDKELTKADAKVNKELKKLFG encoded by the coding sequence ATGTCGGCATTCAGGAACAGCAACTTCGACCGCCGCACCGCCCTGCGGGCCGCGCTGGGTCTGGCCGCCGCCGGCGGACTGGCCGCGTGCGGCAGCAACACCGGCAGGAGCAGCAGCGGCGGCGGCGCCGGCCTCACGCAGTACTTCCACGCGTACGGCGAGGCGGGCACCGAGCAGGCCATCAAGCGGTACGCCAAGGCCTACAAGGAATCCAACGTCACCACGCAGTGGATCACCGGCTCCAACTTCGAGAGCAAGCTCTTCGCCTCGCTGCTCACGGACAAGGCCCCCGACTGCTTCGAGTTCCACCCGCAGCTGCAGATGATCGAGAGCGGGCAGGTCGCGGACCTGACCGACCTGATAGACCCGGTGAAGGACGACTTCAACCCGGCCGACATCCAGTCGCACACGGTCGACGGCAAGATCTACGGCATCCGGATGATCGACGACCCGCAGTTCTTCTTCTACCGCCCGTCGCTGTTCGAGAAGGCCGGTGTCGAGGTTCCGCAGACGCTGGAGGAGCTGGCCGAGGCCGCTGCCAAGCTGACCACGGACAAGGTCAAGGGCGCCTACCTCGGCAACACCCTGCACTCGATGATCAACCCGCTGATCTGGTCGGCCGGCGCGCAGCACCTCGACGAGAAGAACCAGATCGCCTACCACACGGACGCGGTCGTCGACGGCTTCAAGCAGCTGCGCAAGCTGTTCACCAGCGGTGACCTGCTGCTCGACGCCCCGACCGACTTCTGGGACCCGTCCGCGCTCAACCAGGGCCTGACCGCCATGCAGTGGTGCGGTATGTGGGCGATGCCGCAGATGCAGGAGGCGCTCGGCGACGACCTCGGCATCTTCCCGTTCCCGAAGGTCGGCGACGCGGGCAAGCAGTCGGTCTACAACGGCGGCTGGTCGATGTTCGTCAACGCCAAGGGCAAGAACCTCGAAGCCACCAAGGAGTACGTGAAGTGGCTGTGGATCGACCAGAAGGAGTACCAGGAGGACTGGGCGCTCTCCTACGGCTTCCACATCCCGCCGCGCACCTCGATCGCCGCCTCGGCCGAGAAGCTGAAGTCGGGCCTGCCCGCTGAGGGCGTGAAGCTCTTCAACGAGTTCGGCCACTTCGACAACATCGGCTGGACCCAGGCGAGCATCACCGCCCTGGAGGACGTCCTCGCCAACTCGGTCCGCAAGGGCGCCGACCCGGACAAGGAACTCACCAAGGCCGACGCGAAGGTCAACAAAGAGCTGAAGAAGCTGTTCGGATAG